A region from the Mesorhizobium sp. J8 genome encodes:
- a CDS encoding gamma-glutamylcyclotransferase codes for MLPRTMSLTEELVARCFRIVEDSGPDPDAAHLDDADYDAMARMLEAQLPANEPLWLFGYGSLIWKPEIEHVEERVAVLRGWHRSFCMKMTRWRGTKESPGLMMALDRGGQCRGVAFRLGDGDRREQLDRLLRREVTLKPTSYHPRLLNMTSDGGPLRALAFVINRHGTTYAGPLSEEEIVERLATSCGHWGSGVDYLYNTVKNLEQRGIHDTHLWRLQQLVAARIAGS; via the coding sequence ATGCTGCCAAGAACCATGTCGCTCACCGAGGAATTGGTCGCCCGCTGCTTCCGCATTGTAGAGGACAGCGGGCCCGATCCCGACGCCGCGCATCTGGATGACGCGGATTATGACGCAATGGCGCGTATGCTGGAGGCTCAGCTTCCCGCCAACGAACCGCTCTGGCTGTTTGGCTACGGCTCCCTGATTTGGAAGCCGGAGATCGAGCATGTCGAGGAGCGGGTGGCCGTGCTGCGCGGCTGGCACAGGTCCTTTTGCATGAAGATGACGCGCTGGCGCGGCACCAAGGAAAGCCCGGGCCTGATGATGGCGCTGGATCGCGGCGGACAGTGCAGGGGCGTCGCCTTTCGACTCGGCGACGGCGACCGGCGCGAGCAACTCGACAGGTTGCTGCGGCGGGAGGTGACGCTGAAGCCGACCAGCTACCATCCGCGCCTGCTCAATATGACGAGCGATGGCGGTCCGCTGAGGGCACTGGCCTTCGTCATCAACCGGCACGGAACCACCTATGCCGGTCCGTTGAGCGAGGAGGAGATCGTCGAGAGGCTGGCGACATCCTGCGGCCACTGGGGTTCGGGCGTCGATTATCTCTACAACACGGTGAAAAACCTGGAGCAGCGCGGCATCCACGATACGCATCTATGGCGGTTGCAGCAGCTGGTCGCCGCCCGGATCGCCGGCTCGTAG
- a CDS encoding aromatic ring-hydroxylating oxygenase subunit alpha translates to MQPNPSERDPYNGLTSLQPTLPSVAYWDADSYRRDLDAIWYRSWLMVCREADIAEPLAFRTVRIGSQEIVVLCDETGALRAFHNTCRHRGSQLCQESAGRLKARLLTCPYHAWSYSLRGDLVRVPSKSLPEGFDKADYPLYRMALSVWRGFVFVNLAEEPEDSTENFFDQASGDLSNWPLETLVTGHRLTKVMNCNWKIFWENFNECLHCPGVHKDLSRLVPIYGRGLMARHDDPEWARHADNDDPEFSGRLRAGAETWSRDGHVHGPVFSGLTPAERAAGQTYATSLPSMFIVGHVDYMRTVRLAPLGPEQTELTAEWLFAPDALGKTDIDNIVAFGTQVLEEDAAICEVNQKGLRSMRHRAGVLMPEEYDLHRFHDWVRGCHTAFKTPSADSAR, encoded by the coding sequence ATGCAGCCCAATCCGAGCGAACGCGATCCTTACAACGGCCTGACCAGCCTCCAGCCGACCTTGCCGTCGGTCGCCTATTGGGATGCCGATTCATACCGGCGAGATCTCGACGCCATTTGGTACCGAAGCTGGCTGATGGTCTGCCGCGAGGCCGACATTGCCGAACCCCTCGCCTTCCGCACGGTGCGCATCGGCAGCCAGGAGATCGTCGTGCTGTGCGACGAGACCGGCGCCCTGCGCGCCTTCCACAACACCTGCCGGCATCGCGGTTCACAGCTTTGCCAGGAAAGCGCCGGGCGGCTGAAAGCCAGGCTGCTCACCTGCCCCTACCATGCCTGGTCCTATTCGCTGCGCGGCGATCTCGTGCGCGTGCCGTCGAAGTCTTTGCCCGAGGGCTTCGACAAGGCCGATTATCCGCTCTACCGCATGGCGCTCTCGGTCTGGCGCGGCTTCGTCTTCGTCAACCTCGCCGAGGAACCCGAAGATTCGACGGAGAACTTCTTCGATCAGGCCTCCGGCGATCTATCCAACTGGCCGCTGGAAACCCTCGTCACCGGCCACCGGCTCACCAAGGTTATGAACTGCAACTGGAAGATCTTCTGGGAAAACTTCAACGAATGCCTGCACTGCCCGGGTGTGCACAAGGACCTGTCGCGACTGGTACCGATCTATGGCCGCGGCCTGATGGCAAGGCATGACGATCCCGAATGGGCGCGCCACGCCGACAATGACGATCCGGAATTCTCCGGCCGCCTGCGCGCCGGCGCCGAGACATGGTCGCGGGATGGCCATGTCCATGGTCCCGTCTTTTCCGGCCTGACTCCGGCCGAACGCGCCGCCGGCCAGACTTATGCCACCTCGCTACCCTCTATGTTCATCGTGGGGCACGTCGACTACATGCGCACCGTGCGGCTCGCCCCGCTCGGCCCCGAGCAGACCGAGCTCACCGCCGAATGGCTGTTCGCGCCGGACGCGCTGGGAAAGACCGACATAGACAACATCGTCGCCTTCGGCACCCAGGTGCTGGAGGAAGACGCCGCGATCTGCGAGGTCAACCAGAAGGGGCTCCGCTCGATGCGCCATCGAGCCGGTGTCCTGATGCCGGAGGAATACGATTTGCACCGCTTCCACGATTGGGTGCGCGGGTGCCACACGGCCTTTAAAACGCCTTCGGCAGATAGCGCCAGGTGA
- a CDS encoding MFS transporter, translated as MSTHVRHPIWLPALRPADARTFASLYAVESFARATISSVIPIQAYEILHNERIVSILYTIVSLMGLSVTLFMPMLIRRFARRWVYTAGCVLLAIGSAFFVTHTLPGQIAGMLCRVMGASALSITLNLYIMDHIRKTDFMQAESLRMAWSMFAWTGGPTLGIFLYTHFGIYAAHGAVLVFACALLCLFWFYRLSDNQSIRPGKSRPANPLANIGRFVKQPRLRLAWLIAFGRSCFWTTFFVYGPLFMVITGQGELAGGLLVSAGNALLFAAIFWGRAGKRFGGRRVMTFAYFAMSAVLFAAGGIGEAAPLLTAALLLFGALFTIALDALGSTAFMRSVRSYEKAQMAAVYRTYLDFSELTPPLVYSVVLTFFGLGSVFVTLGILAAFCGFVTWRYLPKAF; from the coding sequence ATGTCTACCCATGTGCGCCATCCGATCTGGCTTCCGGCCCTGCGCCCGGCGGATGCGCGCACCTTCGCCTCGCTTTATGCGGTGGAATCCTTCGCCCGCGCCACCATCTCCAGCGTGATCCCGATCCAGGCCTACGAGATCCTGCACAATGAGCGGATCGTCTCGATCCTCTACACCATCGTGTCGCTGATGGGGCTTTCGGTGACGCTGTTCATGCCGATGCTGATCCGCCGCTTCGCGCGGCGCTGGGTCTACACGGCCGGCTGCGTGCTGCTGGCGATCGGCTCCGCCTTCTTCGTCACCCACACGCTGCCCGGGCAGATTGCCGGCATGCTGTGCCGCGTCATGGGGGCGAGCGCGCTGTCGATCACGCTCAACCTCTATATCATGGACCACATCCGCAAGACCGACTTCATGCAGGCGGAATCGCTGCGCATGGCGTGGTCGATGTTCGCCTGGACCGGCGGGCCGACGCTCGGCATCTTCCTCTACACCCATTTCGGCATCTATGCCGCGCATGGCGCGGTCCTGGTCTTTGCGTGCGCGCTGCTTTGCCTGTTCTGGTTCTATCGGCTGAGCGACAACCAGTCGATCCGGCCCGGCAAGTCGCGTCCCGCCAATCCGCTCGCCAATATCGGCCGCTTCGTGAAGCAGCCGAGGCTCAGGCTTGCCTGGCTGATCGCCTTCGGCCGCTCCTGCTTCTGGACGACGTTCTTCGTCTATGGCCCGCTGTTCATGGTGATCACCGGCCAGGGCGAACTCGCCGGGGGCCTGCTGGTTTCGGCCGGCAACGCGCTTCTGTTCGCGGCTATCTTCTGGGGCAGGGCGGGCAAGCGCTTCGGCGGAAGGCGCGTCATGACCTTCGCCTATTTCGCCATGTCGGCCGTGCTGTTCGCGGCAGGCGGGATCGGCGAGGCCGCGCCGCTTCTCACGGCCGCGCTGCTGCTCTTCGGCGCGCTCTTCACCATCGCGCTCGACGCGCTCGGCTCGACCGCCTTCATGCGTTCGGTGCGCTCATACGAGAAGGCGCAGATGGCGGCCGTCTATCGCACCTATCTCGATTTCTCCGAGCTGACGCCGCCGCTCGTCTATTCGGTTGTGCTCACCTTCTTCGGGCTGGGCTCGGTGTTCGTCACGCTCGGCATCCTGGCCGCCTTCTGCGGCTTCGTCACCTGGCGCTATCTGCCGAAGGCGTTTTAA